The Gemmatimonadaceae bacterium genome includes a window with the following:
- a CDS encoding tetratricopeptide repeat protein → MPLPRSLLSAACASACTALVTLGPATAGAQVPGRSPVTTPGVVEATSLTGQPLLRPEPQGATRERMEAQLAVARRAYDHTPADADSIIWLGRRTAYLGRFNEAIDIYTRGLTSHPADARLYRHRGHRYLTTRQLPRAIADFERAYALTKGRPDEVEPDGQPNARNIPTSTLQGNIRYHLGLAYYLSGQFDKALPLYREDVAASRGNNDMLVATSHWLYMALRRLHRDDEAAAVLQPITASMDVIENGAYHRLLLLYKGELTEADLLKNFGPEGNLEDVTTAYGVANWHLYNGRRPQAEALLSRITAVRSQWPSFGYLTAESELARMVRQ, encoded by the coding sequence ATGCCTCTCCCGCGCTCCCTCCTCTCAGCCGCGTGCGCATCAGCCTGCACCGCCCTCGTGACCCTCGGGCCGGCGACCGCCGGAGCGCAGGTCCCGGGGCGCAGTCCCGTCACGACGCCAGGCGTCGTCGAGGCCACCTCGCTCACCGGCCAGCCTCTCCTCAGGCCCGAACCGCAGGGAGCGACCCGTGAGCGGATGGAGGCCCAGCTCGCTGTCGCGCGCCGCGCGTACGACCACACGCCGGCCGACGCCGACTCCATCATCTGGCTCGGCCGCCGCACGGCGTACCTCGGCCGCTTCAACGAGGCCATCGACATCTACACCCGCGGCCTCACGTCGCACCCCGCCGACGCGCGCCTCTACCGGCATCGCGGCCATCGCTACCTCACCACCCGCCAGCTCCCGAGGGCCATCGCCGATTTCGAGCGCGCGTATGCACTCACGAAAGGCAGGCCCGACGAGGTGGAGCCCGATGGCCAGCCCAATGCGCGCAACATCCCCACCAGCACGCTGCAGGGAAACATCCGCTATCACCTCGGCCTCGCGTACTACCTCAGCGGGCAGTTCGACAAGGCGCTGCCGCTGTATCGCGAGGATGTCGCCGCGTCACGCGGCAACAACGACATGCTGGTGGCCACCAGCCACTGGCTGTACATGGCGCTGCGCCGCCTGCATCGAGACGACGAGGCGGCGGCGGTGCTGCAGCCGATCACGGCGTCGATGGACGTGATCGAGAACGGGGCGTACCACCGCCTGCTGCTGCTCTACAAGGGCGAGCTGACCGAGGCCGACCTGCTGAAGAACTTCGGCCCCGAGGGCAACCTCGAGGACGTGACCACCGCGTATGGCGTGGCGAACTGGCACCTCTACAACGGCCGGCGCCCGCAGGCGGAGGCGCTGTTGTCGCGGATCACGGCCGTGCGCTCGCAGTGGCCCAGCTTCGGCTACCTGACGGCGGAGTCCGAACTGGCGC
- the lspA gene encoding signal peptidase II, with protein MRVTAPKVRVFLPVFAAVFLTDCASKRVAVEQLAPAYVPHEVLGDFLRFTLAFNVRAAMGLSAGAASRWILALIATAMVVSVLVWLVRTRTDDRMLLSGLALVAGGALGNLVDRLRWDRGVVDFIDVGLGDLRFYIFNVADMAITIGAVLLWFAMKHAEQSPDGAAGAGTPAGT; from the coding sequence ATGCGAGTCACCGCCCCGAAGGTCCGCGTCTTCCTGCCGGTCTTCGCGGCCGTCTTCCTCACCGACTGCGCCAGCAAGCGGGTGGCGGTGGAACAGCTCGCGCCGGCGTACGTGCCGCACGAGGTGCTGGGCGACTTCCTGCGCTTCACGCTCGCCTTCAACGTGCGCGCTGCGATGGGACTGTCGGCGGGTGCCGCGTCGCGGTGGATCCTCGCCCTCATCGCCACGGCGATGGTCGTGTCGGTACTGGTCTGGCTGGTGCGCACCCGCACCGATGACCGGATGCTGCTCAGTGGCCTGGCACTGGTGGCGGGTGGCGCGCTCGGCAACCTGGTGGACCGGCTGCGGTGGGACCGCGGCGTGGTGGATTTCATCGACGTCGGCCTGGGCGACCTGCGGTTCTACATCTTCAACGTCGCCGACATGGCGATCACCATCGGTGCCGTGCTGCTCTGGTTCGCGATGAAGCACGCCGAGCAGTCACCCGATGGCGCGGCAGGCGCCGGCACGCCGGCGGGGACGTGA